A single window of Eucalyptus grandis isolate ANBG69807.140 chromosome 1, ASM1654582v1, whole genome shotgun sequence DNA harbors:
- the LOC104429750 gene encoding rust resistance kinase Lr10, with translation MPNGSLDKHISYKDGDNSLDYKKMYEISLGIARGIEYLHRGCDMQILHFDIKPHNILLDRSFTPKVSDFGLAKLYPTDHSIVSLTTARGTLGYMAPELFYKDIGGISYKADVYSFGMMLMEMAGRRRNLNAHAEHSSQVYFPLWVYDQLGKENEVGTVGVLKEEKETTRKMIIVALWCIQLSPNDRPSMKRVLDMLEGDMDKLQLPPKPLLYPMETLIDDVDDEIELETVSSSSSTPIISNNYQFQHHNEFIKSGIV, from the coding sequence ATGCCGAATGGATCTTTGGATAAACACATTTCCTATAAGGATGGTGATAATTCTCttgattataagaaaatgtatgAGATCTCTCTTGGCATAGCTAGAGGAATAGAGTATCTTCATCGGGGATGTGACATGCAAATTTTACACTTTGACATCAAGCCTCACAACATTCTTTTAGACCGAAGTTTCACTCCGaaagtttctgactttggacttgcaaaACTTTATCCCACTGATCATAGCATAGTATCATTGACTACagcaagaggaaccttgggATATATGGCACCCGAGCTATTCTATAAGGATATTGGTGGCATTTCTTATAAAgctgatgtttatagttttgggatgatgttgatggaaatggccGGTAGAAGGAGAAACCTAAATGCACATGCAGAACATTCAAGTCAAGTTTACTTCCCTTTGTGGGTTTATGATCAACTTGGCAAAGAAAATGAGGTTGGAACGGTAGGTGtcctgaaagaggaaaaagaaacaacaaggAAGATGATAATCGTTGCTCTATGGTGTATACAATTGAGCCCTAACGATAGGCCATCGATGAAGAGAGTCCTAGATATGCTTGAAGGAGATATGGACAAATTACAATTGCCTCCAAAACCGCTTTTGTATCCAATGGAGACACTgattgatgatgttgatgatgagataGAACTTGAAACAGTCTCATCTTCGTCAAGTACTCCAATAATTTCTAACAACTACCAGTTTCAGCATCACAATGAGTTTATAAAGTCAGGTATTGTTTGA
- the LOC120286398 gene encoding MLO-like protein 15: MAVAGVDENSLEYTPTWVVAVVCFSILFISIVVDRFIRCAGQYLEDSKWWPLVGGSRKIKDELMLLGVISLLLTVFQTRIAKICISERLDNVLLPCKKPDSSSAIANFITGSSASSATRGRHLLAVASDTTDYCSQKGMVALLSVEAVHQLDVFIFVLATFHVILCVLKVLSMIIQWSMLEIYDEWSQKDDIQNGNIVEFILLQQIW, translated from the exons aTGGCGGTTGCGGGAGTAGACGAGAATTCGTTAGAGTATACGCCGACGTGGGTGGTGGCTGTAGTGTGCTTCAGCATATTGTTCATTTCTATCGTTGTTGATAGATTCATTCGCTGCGCCGGCCAG TATTTGGAGGATAGCAAATGGTGGCCGCTTGTCGGCGGCTCAAGGAAGATCAAAGATG AATTGATGCTATTGGGTGTCATATCGCTTCTCTTGACGGTGTTCCAAACTAGAATAGCGAAGATTTGCATATCGGAGCGACTCGACAACGTCTTGCTGCCTTGCAAGAAGCCCGACTCTTCTTCTGCCATCGCCAATTTCATTACTGGTTCCTCCGCTTCCAGTGCAACACGAGGACGCCACCTCCTCGCCGTGGCTTCTGATACCACAGATTACTGTAGCCAAAAA gGGATGGTGGCATTGCTGTCTGTTGAAGCAGTCCACCAGCTGGACGTTTTCATCTTTGTGCTAGCTACCTTTCACGTGATCCTCTGTGTGCTCAAAGTATTATCTATG ATAATTCAATGGAGCATGCTGGAGATATACGACGAATGGAGCCAAAAAGATGACATCCAAAATGGTAACATTGTTGAATTCATCCTCCTCCAGCAAATATGGTAA
- the LOC120294655 gene encoding MLO-like protein 1 encodes MVGRLLHIVLFVNSLELAFFFFIMFQYGFHSCIVGKVGFVVPRIVMGVIVQIVCSSRILPLHAIIQSQMHLEKKQSDKQKKIRKIRRHLEKYASDEEEEKEIVTSILVMIDNRKEPDSPEESTNIELARTDSSEGSVWSKVLDLQKKVSRGFIALMKQIVSKFRKN; translated from the exons ATGGTCGGCAGGCTGCTTCACATCGTGCTGTTTGTGAACTCTTTGGagcttgctttcttcttctttataaTG TTCCAGTATGGTTTTCACTCCTGCATTGTGGGAAAGGTTGGTTTTGTTGTCCCCCGAATAGTAATGGG AGTGATCGTCCAGATTGTGTGCAGCTCCAGAATATTACCACTGCACGCGATTATACAATCACAG ATGCATTTGGAGAAGAAGCAATCGGACAAGCAGAAGAAAATACGTAAGATTAGGAGGCATTTGGAGAAGTACGCATcggatgaagaggaagaaaaagagatcgTGACCTCGATTTTGGTGATGATTGATAATAGAAAGGAGCCGGACTCACCGGAGGAGTCCACAAATATTGAACTGGCCCGGACGGATTCAAGTGAAGGATCTGTCTGGAGTAAGGTCTTAGACTTGCAGAAGAAAGTATCTCGAGGTTTCATCGCTTTGATGAaacaaattgtttcaaaatttcGCAAAAATTAA